One region of Seriola aureovittata isolate HTS-2021-v1 ecotype China chromosome 15, ASM2101889v1, whole genome shotgun sequence genomic DNA includes:
- the LOC130182861 gene encoding sodium/hydrogen exchanger 6-like isoform X1 has product MGITLRHPLGVKPSKALLLLPFLLTFVLVGSQGESNAMDNVATERMAEESHRQDSANLLIFIMLLTLTILTIWLFKHRRFRFLHETGLAMIYGLLVGVILRFGVHVPQSMSDLVLSCAVNASPATLLVNVSGRFYEYTLKGEVSRSKGHQVQDDEMLRKVTFDPEVFFNILLPPIIFHAGYSLKRRHFFRNIGSILAYAFMGTVVSCFVIGLIMYGFVSFMKVVGQLAGDFYFTDCLFFGAIVSATDPVTVLAIFNELKVDVDLYALLFGESVLNDAVAIVLSSSIVAYQPAGDNSHSFEAMAMLKSFGIFLGVFSGSFALGVATGVMTALVTKFTKLRDFPLLETALFFLMSWSTFLLAEACGFTGVVAVLFCGITQAHYTYNNLSPESQDRTKQLFELLNFLAENFIFSYMGLTLFSFQSHVFNPLFIIGAFVAVFLGRAANIYPLSFLLNLGRKNKIGSNFQHVMMFAGLRGAMTFALSIRDTATYARQMMFSTTLLIVFFTVWICGGGTMPMLSFMSIPVGVDSDQENSSSAVLDGTQRRNTKHESAWPFRIWYNFDHNYLKPLLTHSGPPLTATLPACCGPLARCLTSPQAYENEGPLHDDDSDFILNDANVSSMYADVTVSTDASGSHTINRKRSTASIGGGPSDEGLDHELALAEHEVAIRGTRLVLPMDDPVEPPTTVTLPPPPSPPRSDPRRHRL; this is encoded by the exons ATGGGAATTACACTAAGACACCCTCTTGGTGTTAAACCGTCAAAAGCGCTTCTGTTGTTGCCTTTTCTGTTGACATTCGTGCTCGTCGGGAGCCAAGGCGAGAGCAATGCAATGGACAACGTCGCAACTGAGAGGATGGCTGAGGAGAGCCATCGCCAGGACAGTGCCAATCTTCTCATATTCATAATGCTCTTAACACTCACCATTTTAACTATATGGTTGTTCAAACACCGGCGATTTAGGTTCCTGCACGAAACAGGACTCGCCATGATCTATG GCCTGTTGGTGGGTGTGATCCTGCGGTTTGGTGTCCACGTGCCCCAGAGCATGAGTGACTTGGTCCTCAGCTGTGCAGTCAACGCCAGCCCTGCTACTCTGTTGGTCAACGTCAGCGGCCGGTTCTACGAGTACACTCTGAAGGGGGAAGTCAGCCGGAGCAAAGGGCACCAAGTTCAGGATGATGAGATGCTGAGAAAG gtgacctttgacccagaggtgtttttcaacattttgctGCCTCCCATCATCTTCCACGCTGGTTACAGTCTGAAAAGG aGACATTTTTTCAGAAACATTGGCTCCATCCTGGCATATGCTTTCATGGGAACAGTTGTATCATGCTTTGTTATTGG GTTGATCATGTATGGCTTTGTTTCCTTCATGAAAGTTGTGGGTCAGCTAGCGGGAGATTTTTACTTTACTGATTGCCTCTTCTTTGGGGCCATTGTTTCGGCAACAGACCCAG TGACAGTGCTGGCTATCTTCAATGAGCTCAAGGTGGATGTGGACCTGTATGCTTTACTCTTTGGGGAGAGTGTCCTCAATGATGCTGTGGCCATCGTCCTCTCTTC CTCCATTGTGGCGTACCAGCCTGCGGGAGACAACAGCCACAGCTTCGAGGCCATGGCTATGCTGAAATCCTTCGGCATCTTCCTGGGTGTCTTCAGTGGATCCTTTGCTCTTGGAGTGGCTACTGGAGTCATGACTGCTCTC GTGACCAAGTTCACTAAGTTGCGGGACTTCCCCTTGCTGGAGACGGCTCTCTTTTTTCTCATGTCCTGGAGCACTTTCCTGTTGGCTGAGGCCTGCGGGTTCACAG gtGTGGTAGCTGTGCTCTTCTGTGGGATCACTCAGGCTCACTACACCTACAACAATCTCTCCCCGGAATCTCAGGACAGGACCAAACAG TTGTTTGAGCTGCTGAACTTCCTGGCAGAGAACTTCATCTTCTCCTACATGGGTCTGACTCTCTTCTCCTTCCAGTCACATGTTTTCAACCCTTTGTTCATCATTGGAGCCTTT GTGGCAGTGTTTCTGGGCAGAGCAGCAAACATCTACCCTTTGTCCTTCCTGCTCAACCTGGGCCGCAAGAACAAGATCGGGTCCAACTTTCAGCACGTCATGATGTTTGCAG GTTTGCGTGGGGCGATGACCTTTGCTCTTTCCATCCGAGACACAGCGACGTACGCTCGTCAGATGATGTTTTCAACTACCCTCCTCATTGTCTTCTTCACTGTCTGGATCTGCGGCGGCGGCACCATGCCCATGCTGTCATTCATGAGCATACC GGTGGGTGTGGACTCTGATCAAGAAAACTCT AGTTCTGCGGTGTTGGATGGGACACAGCGGAGGAACACCAAACACGAGAGCGCGTGGCCCTTCAGGATCTGGTATAACTTTGACCACAA CTACCTGAAACCTCTCCTGACCCATAGCGGTCCTCCTCTCACTGCTACTCTGCCTGCTTGTTGTGGACCGCTGGCACGATGCCTCACCAGCCCACAGGCCTATGAG AATGAAGGTCCGCTCCATGACGATGACTCTGACTTCATCCTGAACGATGCCAACGTGAGCTCCATGTACGCCGACGTCACCGTCAGCACAGACGCATCAGGATCCCACACTATAAACCGCAAACGCTCCACCGCCAGCATCGGGGGCGGCCCGTCTGATGAGGGTCTGGATCACGAGCTCGCCCTGGCGGAGCATGAGGTTGCAATCAGGGGCACCCGTCTGGTCCTGCCGATGGACGACCCAGTGGAGCCCCCGACCACCGTCACCCTGCCCCCGCCGCCCTCCCCGCCACGCTCTGACCCTCGCAGACACAGACTGTAA
- the LOC130182861 gene encoding sodium/hydrogen exchanger 6-like isoform X2, which yields MGITLRHPLGVKPSKALLLLPFLLTFVLVGSQGESNAMDNVATERMAEESHRQDSANLLIFIMLLTLTILTIWLFKHRRFRFLHETGLAMIYGLLVGVILRFGVHVPQSMSDLVLSCAVNASPATLLVNVSGRFYEYTLKGEVSRSKGHQVQDDEMLRKVTFDPEVFFNILLPPIIFHAGYSLKRRHFFRNIGSILAYAFMGTVVSCFVIGLIMYGFVSFMKVVGQLAGDFYFTDCLFFGAIVSATDPVTVLAIFNELKVDVDLYALLFGESVLNDAVAIVLSSSIVAYQPAGDNSHSFEAMAMLKSFGIFLGVFSGSFALGVATGLLFFSLTFSFDHVTKFTKLRDFPLLETALFFLMSWSTFLLAEACGFTGVVAVLFCGITQAHYTYNNLSPESQDRTKQLFELLNFLAENFIFSYMGLTLFSFQSHVFNPLFIIGAFVAVFLGRAANIYPLSFLLNLGRKNKIGSNFQHVMMFAGLRGAMTFALSIRDTATYARQMMFSTTLLIVFFTVWICGGGTMPMLSFMSIPVGVDSDQENSSSAVLDGTQRRNTKHESAWPFRIWYNFDHNYLKPLLTHSGPPLTATLPACCGPLARCLTSPQAYENEGPLHDDDSDFILNDANVSSMYADVTVSTDASGSHTINRKRSTASIGGGPSDEGLDHELALAEHEVAIRGTRLVLPMDDPVEPPTTVTLPPPPSPPRSDPRRHRL from the exons ATGGGAATTACACTAAGACACCCTCTTGGTGTTAAACCGTCAAAAGCGCTTCTGTTGTTGCCTTTTCTGTTGACATTCGTGCTCGTCGGGAGCCAAGGCGAGAGCAATGCAATGGACAACGTCGCAACTGAGAGGATGGCTGAGGAGAGCCATCGCCAGGACAGTGCCAATCTTCTCATATTCATAATGCTCTTAACACTCACCATTTTAACTATATGGTTGTTCAAACACCGGCGATTTAGGTTCCTGCACGAAACAGGACTCGCCATGATCTATG GCCTGTTGGTGGGTGTGATCCTGCGGTTTGGTGTCCACGTGCCCCAGAGCATGAGTGACTTGGTCCTCAGCTGTGCAGTCAACGCCAGCCCTGCTACTCTGTTGGTCAACGTCAGCGGCCGGTTCTACGAGTACACTCTGAAGGGGGAAGTCAGCCGGAGCAAAGGGCACCAAGTTCAGGATGATGAGATGCTGAGAAAG gtgacctttgacccagaggtgtttttcaacattttgctGCCTCCCATCATCTTCCACGCTGGTTACAGTCTGAAAAGG aGACATTTTTTCAGAAACATTGGCTCCATCCTGGCATATGCTTTCATGGGAACAGTTGTATCATGCTTTGTTATTGG GTTGATCATGTATGGCTTTGTTTCCTTCATGAAAGTTGTGGGTCAGCTAGCGGGAGATTTTTACTTTACTGATTGCCTCTTCTTTGGGGCCATTGTTTCGGCAACAGACCCAG TGACAGTGCTGGCTATCTTCAATGAGCTCAAGGTGGATGTGGACCTGTATGCTTTACTCTTTGGGGAGAGTGTCCTCAATGATGCTGTGGCCATCGTCCTCTCTTC CTCCATTGTGGCGTACCAGCCTGCGGGAGACAACAGCCACAGCTTCGAGGCCATGGCTATGCTGAAATCCTTCGGCATCTTCCTGGGTGTCTTCAGTGGATCCTTTGCTCTTGGAGTGGCTACTGGA ctcttgtttttttccttgacGTTCAGTTTTGATCACGTGACCAAGTTCACTAAGTTGCGGGACTTCCCCTTGCTGGAGACGGCTCTCTTTTTTCTCATGTCCTGGAGCACTTTCCTGTTGGCTGAGGCCTGCGGGTTCACAG gtGTGGTAGCTGTGCTCTTCTGTGGGATCACTCAGGCTCACTACACCTACAACAATCTCTCCCCGGAATCTCAGGACAGGACCAAACAG TTGTTTGAGCTGCTGAACTTCCTGGCAGAGAACTTCATCTTCTCCTACATGGGTCTGACTCTCTTCTCCTTCCAGTCACATGTTTTCAACCCTTTGTTCATCATTGGAGCCTTT GTGGCAGTGTTTCTGGGCAGAGCAGCAAACATCTACCCTTTGTCCTTCCTGCTCAACCTGGGCCGCAAGAACAAGATCGGGTCCAACTTTCAGCACGTCATGATGTTTGCAG GTTTGCGTGGGGCGATGACCTTTGCTCTTTCCATCCGAGACACAGCGACGTACGCTCGTCAGATGATGTTTTCAACTACCCTCCTCATTGTCTTCTTCACTGTCTGGATCTGCGGCGGCGGCACCATGCCCATGCTGTCATTCATGAGCATACC GGTGGGTGTGGACTCTGATCAAGAAAACTCT AGTTCTGCGGTGTTGGATGGGACACAGCGGAGGAACACCAAACACGAGAGCGCGTGGCCCTTCAGGATCTGGTATAACTTTGACCACAA CTACCTGAAACCTCTCCTGACCCATAGCGGTCCTCCTCTCACTGCTACTCTGCCTGCTTGTTGTGGACCGCTGGCACGATGCCTCACCAGCCCACAGGCCTATGAG AATGAAGGTCCGCTCCATGACGATGACTCTGACTTCATCCTGAACGATGCCAACGTGAGCTCCATGTACGCCGACGTCACCGTCAGCACAGACGCATCAGGATCCCACACTATAAACCGCAAACGCTCCACCGCCAGCATCGGGGGCGGCCCGTCTGATGAGGGTCTGGATCACGAGCTCGCCCTGGCGGAGCATGAGGTTGCAATCAGGGGCACCCGTCTGGTCCTGCCGATGGACGACCCAGTGGAGCCCCCGACCACCGTCACCCTGCCCCCGCCGCCCTCCCCGCCACGCTCTGACCCTCGCAGACACAGACTGTAA